The following coding sequences lie in one Populus trichocarpa isolate Nisqually-1 chromosome 14, P.trichocarpa_v4.1, whole genome shotgun sequence genomic window:
- the LOC7458000 gene encoding acetyl-coenzyme A synthetase, chloroplastic/glyoxysomal — protein sequence MQTPVSNSKFVGSRVPFLFLNNKQSPDRRITSISTSCVCSIWNNYHYKRRTRMATDNKLRHVTSMLELPSGAGKFSALHAVILGEALASEENDLIFPSDDFARQAHVSSPQQYLEMYKRSVEDPAGFWSDIASQFYWKKKWDQPACSENFDFRKGNISIQWFKGGLTNICYNCLDRNIESGNADKIAIYWEGNDPGLEDSLTYSQLLDRVCQLSNYLKDVGVKKGDAVVIYLPMLMELPIAMLACARIGAVHSVVFAGFSSESLAQRIVDCKPKVVITCNAVKRGAKAIHLKDIVDAALAESAKNGISVDVCLTYENENAMKREGTKWQEGRDVWWQDFVPKYPTTCEVEWVDAEDPLFLLYTSGSTGKPKGVLHTTGGYMVYSATTFKYAFDYKPSDVYWCTADCGWITGHSYVTYGPMLNGASVVVFEGTPTYPDAGRCWDIVDKFKVTIFYTAPTLVRSLMRESDKFVTRYSRKSLRVLGSVGEPINPSAWRWFFNVVGDSRCPISDTWWQTETGGFMITPLPGAWPQKPGSATFPFFGVQPVIVDEKGVEIEGECSGYLCLKSSWPGAFRTLYGDHERYETTYFKPFAGYYFTGDGCSRDKDGYHWLTGRVDDVINVSGHRIGTAEVESALVSHPKCAEAAVVGVEHEVKGQGIYAFVTLVEGEPYSEELRKSLILTVRKQIGAFAAPDKIHWAPGLPKTRSGKIMRRILRKIASKQLDELGDTSTLAEPHVVEQLIELADC from the exons ATGCAGACTCCGGTGTCAAACAGCAAATTCGTTGGAAGTCGAGTTCCCTTCTTGTTTCTGAATAATAAACAATCACCAGACAGAAGAATCACCTCCATCTCTACCTCCTGTGTTTGCTCAATTTGGAATAATTATCACTACAAGAGGAGGACTCGGATGGCGACGGATAATAAGCTGAGGCACGTGACATCAATGCTGGAGTTGCCGTCTGGAGCCGGCAAGTTTTCTGCCCTCCACGCCGTTATATTAGGAGAAGCACTTGCTTCTGAAGAGAACGATCTTATCTTTCCTAGCGATGATTTCGCTCGTCAAGCTCATGTTTCCTCTCCTCAACAGTACTTGGAGATGTACAAAAGGTCCGTTGAAGATCCGGCTGGTTTTTGGTCCGATATTGCTTCTCAGTTCTATTGGAAAAAGAAATGGGATCAACCTGCTTGCTCTGAGAATTTTGACTTTCGCAAAGGCAATATCAGTAttcag TGGTTCAAGGGAGGCTTGACCAACATTTGCTACAACTGTTTAGACAGAAATATTGAATCAGGAAATGCTGATAAGATTGCCATTTATTGGGAAGGCAATGATCCTGGTTTGGAAGACAGTTTAACCTACTCCCAGCTCCTCGACAGAGTTTGccag CTATCAAATTACTTGAAAGATGTTGGTGTTAAGAAGGGCGATgctgttgttatttatttaccAATGCTCATGGAGCTCCCCATTGCCATGCTCGCTTGTGCCCGTATTGGTGCTGTTCACTCG gttGTATTTGCAGGATTTTCTTCAGAATCTCTTGCTCAGAGAATCGTAGACTGCAAACCAAAAGTTGTGATTACTTGTAATGCTGTCAAAAGAGGTGCCAAGGCTATACACCTTAAAGACATTGTTGATGCCGCCCTTGCTGAATCTGCAAAAAATGGAATATCTGTAG ATGTATGCCTAACTTATGAAAACGAAAATGCCATGAAGAGGGAAGGCACTAAATGGCAGGAGGGAAGAGATGTCTGGTGGCAG GACTTTGTCCCCAAGTATCCTACTACTTGTGAGGTGGAGTGGGTTGATGCAGAGGATCCCCTTTTTCTGCTATATACTAGTGGAAGCACAGGAAAGCCAAAG GGAGTTCTTCATACAACGGGAGGATACATGGTTTACTCTGCAACAACATTCAAGTATGCTTTTGATTACAAACCATCTGACGTCTACTG GTGCACAGCTGATTGTGGTTGGATCACCGGGCATAGCTATGTGACTTACGGACCCATGCTTAATGGAGCATCTGTTGTCGTATTTGAAGGG ACTCCAACTTATCCTGATGCTGGGCGATGTTGGGATATTGTTGACAAATTTAAGGTGACAATATTCTACACTGCCCCTACCCTGGTGCGCTCCCTGATGCGTGAGAGTGATAAG TTTGTTACTCGCTATTCACGCAAGTCCTTACGCGTCCTTGGAAGTGTAGGCGAGCCCATTAACCCAAGTGCATGGAG GTGGTTTTTCAATGTAGTTGGAGACTCACGGTGCCCTATATCTGACACTTGGTGGCAAACTGAAACTGGTGGTTTCATG ATTACTCCACTACCAGGTGCCTGGCCACAGAAGCCTGGTTCTGCTACTTTCCCTTTCTTTGGTGTTCAG CCTGTCATTGTTGATGAGAAGGGTGTTGAGATTGAAGGAGAGTGCAGTGGGTATTTGTGTTTAAAAAGCTCATGGCCTGGTGCATTCCGAACTCTTTATGGGGATCATGAACGATATGAAACCACGTACTTCAAGCCATTTGCTGGCTATTATTTTACTGGTGACGGCTGTAGCAG GGACAAAGATGGATACCACTGGCTAACCGGAAGAGTTGATGATGTCATCAATGTGAG TGGTCATCGTATTGGAACTGCTGAAGTTGAATCTGCTCTTGTTTCACATCCAAAATGTGCAGAAGCTGCTGTGGTTGGTGTTGAGCATGAG GTTAAAGGACAGGGGATTTATGCCTTCGTTACCCTTGTGGAAGGTGAACCTTACAGCGAAGAACTTCGGAAAAGTCTTATACTCACAGTGCGGAAGCAG ATAGGAGCATTTGCAGCACCTGATAAAATTCACTGGGCTCCTGGCCTTCCAAAGACAAGGAGTGGAAAGATAATGAGGAGAATTTTGAGGAAAATTGCTTCCAAGCAGTTAGATGAACTCGGAGACACCAGCACACTTGCGGAACCACATGTGGTGGAGCAACTCATAGAACTTGCTGATTGCTGA
- the LOC7466289 gene encoding eukaryotic peptide chain release factor subunit 1-3, translating to MADGHESDKNIEIWKIKKLIKALESARGNGTSMISLIMPPRDQISRVTKMLGDEFGTASNIKSRVNRQSVLGAITSAQQRLKLYNKVPPNGLVLYTGTIVTEDGKEKKVTIDFEPFKPINASLYLCDNKFHTEALNELLESDDKFGFIVMDGNGTLFGTLSGNTREVLHKFTVDLPKKHGRGGQSALRFARLRMEKRHNYVRKTAELATQFFINPATSQPNVAGLILAGSADFKTELSQSDMFDPRLQAKILNVVDVSYGGENGFNQAIELSAEILSNVKFIQEKRLIGKYFEEISQDTGKYVFGVDDTLKALEMGAVEILIVWENLDINRYTLKNSATGEIIIKHLNKDQEADQNNFRDSATAAELEVQEKMPLLEWFANEYKRFGCTLEFVTNKSQEGSQFCRGFGGIGGILRYQLDMRSFDELSDGEVYEDSD from the coding sequence ATGGCTGATGGTCATGAGTCGGACAAGAATATTGAGATATGGAAAATCAAAAAGTTGATTAAGGCATTGGAGTCTGCAAGGGGTAATGGCACGAGCATGATATCTCTTATAATGCCTCCTCGTGATCAAATATCTCGGGTCACAAAGATGTTAGGTGATGAATTTGGAACTGCTTCAAACATTAAAAGTAGGGTCAACCGCCAGTCTGTCTTGGGTGCCATCACATCTGCTCAGCAGAGGCTGAAGCTTTATAACAAGGTTCCGCCGAATGGGCTGGTGCTTTATACGGGAACAATTGTTACTGAAgatggaaaagagaagaaggtgACAATTGATTTTGAACCTTTCAAACCTATAAACGCATCATTGTACCTCTGTGACAACAAGTTTCACACAGAAGCACTCAATGAGCTCTTAGAGTCTGATGACAAGTTTGGTTTTATTGTCATGGATGGGAACGGCACCTTATTTGGGACACTGAGTGGAAACACACGAGAAGTGCTCCATAAATTTACTGTTGATTTGCCAAAGAAGCACGGAAGAGGAGGGCAGTCTGCTCTGCGGTTTGCTCGACTTCGGATGGAAAAACGGCACAACTATGTGAGGAAAACTGCAGAGCTTGCCACCCAGTTCTTCATTAATCCTGCTACCAGTCAGCCCAATGTTGCTGGGTTGATACTAGCTGGTTCAGCTGACTTCAAGACTGAGCTCAGCCAGTCAGATATGTTTGACCCAAGGTTGCAAGCCAAGATATTGAACGTGGTTGATGTTTCATATGGTGGAGAAAATGGTTTCAACCAAGCTATTGAGCTGTCAGCTGAGATTCTATCAAATGTGAAGTTTATACAGGAAAAACGTTTGATAGGGAAATACTTTGAGGAGATCAGCCAGGATACTGGGAAGTATGTCTTTGGTGTTGATGATACATTGAAGGCTCTGGAAATGGGTGCTGTCGAAATCCTTATCGTGTGGGAAAATCTAGATATCAATAGGTACACGCTGAAAAACAGTGCTACAGGAGAAATTATCATAAAGCACTTGAACAAGGACCAAGAGGCTGATCAGAATAACTTTCGGGATTCAGCCACTGCTGCAGAGTTGGAGGTTCAGGAGAAGATGCCCTTGCTTGAGTGGTTTGCCAATGAGTACAAGCGATTTGGTTGTACACTTGAATTCGTCACCAATAAATCACAAGAGGGATCGCAGTTTTGCAGGGGGTTTGGTGGAATTGGCGGTATTCTTCGCTACCAGCTTGACATGCGATCATTTGATGAGTTGTCCGATGGAGAAGTTTATGAGGATTCCGATTAG